CGAATAGACATTCTGTGGCGGAGAACTCACCGTTCCCGTGCGGCTTTGCAATTTGATCATATAGTATTGTTCAACTGGTAATCAGGGGGTCCACTGAGAAGGATTTTCCCTCCAGCGCCGTAAAACTTCCATCTGTTCCGGCAAGATATAGCCGGTTCGGCTCGCCTCATCAATCAGCACTTCATAGCTGGAGAGCGTTTCGAGCCGGCAGCCTGCCTTTTTGAAATTGTCGGCCGCTTCAGAAAAACCATAGGTAAAAACGGCTACCATTCCCAGCACGTGATAGCCTGCTTCGCGGAGAGCATTGTATGCCTTGAGACTGCTGCTGCCAGTAGAAACAAGGTCTTCGATTACAACCACCTTTCGCCCGGGAAAAACCTGTCCTTCAATTACATTCTCCCTCCCATGATCCTTGGGCGATGACCTTACATAGTTGAAAGGAAGTCCGAGAACCTCG
This is a stretch of genomic DNA from Bacteroidales bacterium. It encodes these proteins:
- a CDS encoding orotate phosphoribosyltransferase, which encodes METIATKIAGYLLQSKAIIIEPANPFTWASGWKSPIYCDNRITLSYPEIRTFIRDAFVQKIREVFPEVEVIAGVATGAIAQGALVAEVLGLPFNYVRSSPKDHGRENVIEGQVFPGRKVVVIEDLVSTGSSSLKAYNALREAGYHVLGMVAVFTYGFSEAADNFKKAGCRLETLSSYEVLIDEASRTGYILPEQMEVLRRWRENPSQWTP